Proteins from a genomic interval of Bdellovibrio sp. GT3:
- a CDS encoding BrnT family toxin: MVFEWDDTKNISNKKKHGISFENALLIFKSEFSIVYDELHSSPSEERFWAIGRIHAGLIIVVFTEVIDDVIRIISARKATPSEIEKYG; this comes from the coding sequence ATGGTTTTTGAATGGGACGATACTAAAAACATCTCAAACAAGAAAAAGCATGGGATTTCATTTGAAAATGCCTTGTTGATTTTTAAGAGCGAGTTTTCAATCGTCTACGACGAATTACACTCTAGCCCATCGGAAGAGCGCTTTTGGGCGATTGGAAGAATCCATGCTGGCTTGATTATTGTGGTATTTACAGAAGTAATTGACGATGTAATTCGCATCATCTCCGCCCGAAAGGCGACACCAAGTGAGATTGAAAAATATGGGTAA
- a CDS encoding BrnA antitoxin family protein: protein MKSAKVSKQPQKTAALNEVDVKVSISIRLDLDVLNWLKEEGENQGIPYQTLANSILKKASKDTSLEERLAKIEKALSLKHG, encoded by the coding sequence ATGAAATCTGCCAAGGTAAGCAAACAACCGCAAAAAACCGCAGCTCTGAATGAAGTGGATGTTAAGGTCAGTATTTCAATTCGCTTGGATTTGGATGTTTTGAATTGGTTGAAAGAAGAAGGGGAAAATCAAGGTATCCCTTATCAGACTTTGGCGAATTCAATTTTAAAGAAAGCTTCCAAAGATACTTCACTGGAAGAACGATTGGCAAAGATCGAGAAAGCACTTTCTCTTAAACACGGATAA
- the rfbG gene encoding CDP-glucose 4,6-dehydratase: protein MNLDFWRDRRVFITGHTGFRGSHLALALKNAGALVFGYSLPPATNPNFFEVANIGQGMNSTFGDVRDAAALKAALEYSQADVVFHLAGGGGLRDSWDRVSDTYSSQVMGSINFLEALRETATVRAVVMMSSDKVYRPQAGADLKESDPLAGSSPAATAKACTDLVLESYLQSVFAPEKYNKHKIALASARMGAVIGGGDFANESLIWQLAQAAQGGLDLPLKNPDSIRPWMHVDDGVSALLTLAQALLEKGPQASGEWNFGVGADHQLPVGQAAQIFKAKYLGNPFQKFELTTKGSKHGLLNCEKAQAELQWQSQVSAEQALQKTAEWYKQYFG, encoded by the coding sequence ATGAATCTTGATTTCTGGCGCGATCGCCGGGTTTTCATAACCGGTCACACGGGCTTTCGCGGCAGTCATCTGGCTTTGGCTTTAAAAAATGCCGGAGCCCTCGTTTTTGGATATTCTCTTCCCCCAGCCACCAATCCAAATTTTTTTGAAGTCGCAAATATCGGGCAGGGCATGAACTCCACCTTTGGGGACGTGCGCGACGCTGCTGCGCTAAAGGCGGCGCTGGAATACTCTCAAGCTGATGTGGTTTTTCACTTAGCTGGCGGCGGTGGCTTGCGCGATTCCTGGGATCGTGTCAGCGACACTTATTCGTCGCAAGTGATGGGTTCAATTAACTTCCTAGAAGCTTTGCGTGAAACTGCGACCGTTCGTGCTGTGGTGATGATGTCTTCCGATAAAGTCTATCGCCCGCAAGCAGGTGCGGATCTTAAAGAATCCGATCCACTGGCAGGAAGCTCACCCGCGGCAACAGCGAAGGCCTGTACGGATTTGGTTTTAGAATCCTATCTGCAAAGTGTCTTTGCGCCTGAAAAATACAACAAGCATAAAATTGCATTGGCTTCCGCTCGCATGGGAGCCGTCATTGGTGGCGGAGATTTTGCCAATGAAAGTTTGATTTGGCAGCTGGCCCAAGCCGCTCAAGGCGGGCTTGATCTGCCACTGAAAAACCCCGATTCCATTCGTCCTTGGATGCACGTTGATGACGGCGTCAGCGCTCTGCTGACATTGGCGCAGGCTTTACTTGAAAAAGGCCCCCAAGCCTCCGGAGAGTGGAACTTCGGCGTGGGTGCAGATCATCAGCTACCGGTTGGTCAGGCGGCACAGATTTTTAAAGCAAAGTATTTAGGAAACCCGTTTCAGAAATTCGAGCTAACAACCAAGGGTTCAAAACACGGGCTGCTTAATTGCGAAAAGGCCCAAGCCGAACTGCAATGGCAATCCCAAGTGTCAGCCGAGCAAGCCCTGCAAAAAACGGCGGAGTGGTATAAGCAGTATTTCGGCTAA
- a CDS encoding glycosyltransferase produces the protein MWFGFDDIFSGLTVMVVVATTLFILDDLFIDSVALVKRLRPLRLPLKSLRRMKGIPQKHIAIMIANWKESDVIGPMIRGNVRGIDYENYTFFLGVYPNDTETWQEAARLEKMYPEKVVVVVNSQPGPTSKGQMLNEIAKKIIESEQSTGKSMDLLLLQDSEDVVHPHAFTLLNYYSNQADFIQIPVFSFDVPKTSLVGGVYIDEFSESHTKDLLVRQAMGAAIPSAGVGTCISREFVKTMMTQQEGQLMKEDTLTEDYHLGIIAKPLGFRSHFACVEIVHENGEREFIATREYFPNRFSASVRQKSRWTLGIAYQGLANIQWHGGWVDRYFLLRDRKGPACSILTVLSLVVLLGMIGIAISGFEIPAILRTEAFAFLLAFNAAAMILRIIQRMLAVHRVNDFSQATMVPVRWLVANAVNVLASLKAHRQYRESQRTGKRPAWIKTDHQMPAHFGVETPDSVEVHIK, from the coding sequence ATGTGGTTTGGATTTGATGATATATTTTCAGGCCTCACAGTCATGGTCGTGGTTGCAACCACCCTGTTTATTTTGGATGATCTGTTCATTGATTCAGTGGCGTTGGTGAAGCGCTTAAGACCCTTGCGTTTGCCGCTGAAATCTCTGCGTCGTATGAAAGGAATTCCGCAAAAACACATCGCCATCATGATCGCAAACTGGAAAGAGTCCGATGTGATCGGCCCGATGATTCGCGGAAACGTGCGCGGCATTGACTATGAAAACTACACATTCTTCCTGGGTGTTTATCCCAACGACACGGAAACCTGGCAAGAGGCCGCGCGCCTCGAGAAAATGTATCCCGAGAAAGTCGTCGTCGTCGTCAACTCGCAACCAGGTCCCACCAGCAAGGGACAGATGTTGAACGAAATTGCCAAAAAAATTATTGAATCCGAACAGTCCACGGGCAAAAGCATGGATTTGTTGCTGTTGCAGGATTCAGAGGACGTCGTGCATCCTCATGCCTTTACTCTGTTAAACTATTACAGCAATCAGGCTGACTTTATTCAAATTCCTGTATTTTCATTCGATGTTCCCAAGACCTCGCTGGTTGGGGGAGTGTACATCGATGAATTCAGCGAGTCGCATACCAAAGATCTTCTGGTGCGCCAGGCGATGGGGGCTGCAATCCCGTCGGCAGGGGTAGGAACTTGTATCTCCAGGGAGTTCGTTAAGACCATGATGACTCAGCAAGAGGGTCAACTCATGAAAGAGGACACCCTGACCGAAGACTATCACCTGGGGATTATCGCCAAACCCTTGGGTTTTAGATCTCATTTTGCCTGTGTCGAGATTGTTCATGAAAACGGGGAGCGGGAGTTTATCGCGACTCGTGAATACTTCCCAAATCGATTCTCTGCCAGTGTCAGACAGAAATCCCGCTGGACTTTGGGGATTGCCTATCAGGGGTTGGCGAATATTCAATGGCACGGGGGCTGGGTGGATCGCTACTTCCTGCTTCGTGATCGCAAGGGGCCGGCGTGCAGTATTCTGACTGTACTATCTTTGGTCGTTCTTCTTGGTATGATTGGAATTGCGATTTCTGGATTTGAAATTCCGGCCATTCTGCGCACAGAGGCCTTCGCCTTTTTGTTGGCATTCAACGCGGCGGCCATGATTTTAAGGATTATCCAAAGAATGTTGGCTGTGCATCGGGTGAATGACTTTAGCCAGGCGACCATGGTGCCGGTGCGTTGGCTTGTGGCAAATGCAGTGAATGTTTTGGCCAGTTTAAAAGCGCACCGTCAGTATCGTGAAAGTCAGCGCACCGGTAAGCGACCGGCATGGATTAAAACGGATCATCAGATGCCTGCTCATTTTGGAGTCGAAACGCCGGATTCAGTTGAGGTGCACATAAAATGA
- a CDS encoding HNH endonuclease, with translation MNIHTLSDVEVESRLKYLSQKERELLHLVLAHIKEVEIRRIFLQRGYPTMYEYLTKELRYSGSAAMRRLEAARVLGEIPSVARKIHEGSVNLSQLSELARAVKEKGKEGIEISTQQKSEIIEKISGKSTLETQREIAEGLQIKLKKPEQVRMQRDESVHVSLTFSRNQHETVMQAKDKAAHLLQDNNKDHSLSSFFEILSRSYIVGKMKLAVVRSNERDHSHNPVESSDTSATVSASSIGTSKTITPRLRSLILARDQSCQYIDKQTGKKCGSTYGLEVDHRQAQWAGGGHALTNLQALCAAHNKFKYQQEANIQNKESPT, from the coding sequence GTGAATATCCATACTCTAAGCGACGTCGAGGTCGAATCCCGGCTAAAATACCTTTCCCAAAAAGAGCGAGAGCTGTTGCATTTGGTTTTGGCGCATATCAAAGAAGTTGAAATCCGACGCATTTTTCTTCAGCGTGGCTATCCGACAATGTACGAATACTTAACCAAAGAACTCCGGTATTCTGGATCAGCGGCAATGCGACGTTTGGAAGCGGCCCGAGTCCTTGGGGAAATTCCATCTGTAGCCCGAAAAATTCACGAAGGTTCCGTCAATCTGTCTCAGCTTTCCGAGCTGGCTCGTGCCGTTAAAGAAAAAGGCAAAGAGGGTATAGAAATATCCACGCAGCAAAAATCTGAGATCATCGAAAAAATTAGTGGAAAAAGTACGCTGGAAACTCAGAGGGAGATTGCAGAGGGTTTGCAAATCAAACTCAAAAAACCAGAGCAAGTCCGCATGCAAAGAGACGAGTCTGTTCATGTTTCATTGACATTCTCTCGCAACCAGCACGAAACCGTTATGCAGGCGAAAGACAAAGCCGCCCATCTGCTTCAAGACAATAACAAGGATCATTCCTTGTCTTCATTTTTTGAAATCTTATCACGTAGCTATATTGTCGGAAAAATGAAGTTGGCTGTGGTTAGATCTAATGAACGTGATCACAGTCACAATCCGGTGGAATCCTCTGACACTTCAGCAACAGTTTCCGCTTCCAGCATCGGAACCTCAAAAACGATAACTCCCAGACTGCGTTCCCTGATTCTCGCCCGCGATCAAAGTTGCCAATACATAGACAAACAAACCGGAAAAAAGTGCGGCAGCACCTACGGGCTTGAAGTCGATCACCGGCAGGCACAATGGGCTGGGGGCGGGCATGCTCTCACTAATCTGCAAGCCCTGTGTGCAGCCCACAACAAGTTCAAGTACCAGCAAGAGGCGAACATTCAGAACAAAGAATCGCCAACCTAA
- the pstB gene encoding phosphate ABC transporter ATP-binding protein PstB: MNNELVLRADVKNLMFSYGEKKVLNGITLPIYENRVTALIGPSGCGKTTLLRCFNRMHDLYANAHYQGEITLHPDGINILGKEIDPMEVRMRIGMVFQKPNPFPKSIYENVAYGLKVRGVKKKAFMEERVEKSLQQAGLWTEVKDRLNSSATALSGGQQQRLCIARALATEPEILLLDEPTSALDPISTRHIEELIQELRKDVTIAIVTHSLHQAARVSDYTAFMYLGDLIEFGGSDQVFTNPKDQKTENYITGRFG, encoded by the coding sequence ATGAACAACGAACTAGTATTAAGAGCAGACGTTAAAAACTTGATGTTCTCCTATGGTGAAAAGAAAGTTTTGAACGGCATTACTCTGCCAATTTACGAAAATCGTGTGACGGCTTTGATCGGACCCTCTGGTTGCGGTAAAACCACTCTTCTTCGTTGTTTCAATCGCATGCACGATCTTTATGCCAATGCCCATTATCAGGGTGAAATCACTTTGCATCCAGACGGCATCAATATTCTGGGTAAAGAAATCGATCCGATGGAAGTGCGCATGCGTATCGGGATGGTTTTCCAAAAGCCAAATCCATTTCCAAAAAGCATTTACGAAAACGTCGCGTACGGCTTAAAAGTCCGTGGTGTGAAAAAGAAAGCTTTCATGGAAGAGCGCGTGGAAAAATCCCTGCAGCAAGCCGGATTGTGGACTGAGGTGAAAGACCGCTTGAACTCCTCGGCCACGGCTTTGTCCGGTGGTCAGCAGCAGCGTCTGTGCATTGCGCGTGCATTGGCTACTGAACCTGAGATTTTGCTATTGGACGAACCTACATCTGCTTTGGATCCGATCTCCACTCGTCATATCGAAGAACTGATTCAGGAACTTCGTAAAGACGTGACCATCGCAATCGTTACTCACAGTCTGCATCAGGCGGCCCGTGTTTCTGATTATACGGCCTTTATGTATTTGGGTGATTTGATTGAGTTTGGGGGGAGTGATCAGGTCTTCACAAATCCCAAAGATCAGAAAACGGAAAATTATATCACAGGCCGCTTCGGCTAA
- the pstA gene encoding phosphate ABC transporter permease PstA: protein MESRQDLLSNIKRRQMWDFCFALAGLMALMFALVTLLALIVDLAITGVPRINFDFFTNFPSRFPQKAGILSAWVGSFCIMLTTAFCAIPLGVAAGVYLEEYAKKNWVSSLIELNIVNLAGIPSITYGLMALGLFVYKLKLGQSILTAGLTLGLLVLPIIIVTTREAIRSIPNIIREASYAMGASKWQTIRYHILPYSSGGILTGVIISLSRAIGETAPLITIGALTFIAFLPTSPIDTHLPYLNFKWLMDPFTVMPIQMFNWLSRPQAEFHVNAAATGIVLLVMTLVMNGGAIWLRSRFRKKMKW from the coding sequence ATGGAATCAAGACAGGACCTTCTTTCCAATATCAAACGCCGCCAGATGTGGGACTTCTGTTTTGCTCTTGCGGGCTTAATGGCATTGATGTTTGCCCTGGTGACGTTGCTGGCTTTGATCGTGGATCTGGCCATAACCGGCGTGCCACGAATTAATTTTGATTTCTTCACGAACTTCCCATCTCGCTTCCCGCAAAAGGCGGGGATTCTATCCGCTTGGGTGGGGTCATTTTGTATCATGCTGACCACGGCCTTCTGTGCAATTCCACTGGGAGTGGCGGCGGGTGTCTACTTGGAAGAGTATGCCAAGAAAAACTGGGTTTCCAGTTTGATTGAGCTCAATATCGTAAATCTTGCCGGCATTCCGTCGATCACCTATGGATTGATGGCGCTTGGCTTGTTCGTTTATAAACTGAAACTGGGCCAAAGTATCCTGACTGCTGGTCTGACATTGGGATTATTGGTTTTGCCCATCATCATCGTAACCACACGTGAAGCCATTCGCTCTATTCCCAATATCATCCGTGAAGCCAGTTACGCGATGGGTGCCAGCAAATGGCAAACGATCCGCTATCATATTTTGCCATACTCTTCCGGCGGTATTCTAACGGGTGTAATCATCTCTTTATCGCGCGCGATCGGAGAGACGGCTCCATTGATTACGATTGGTGCTTTGACGTTCATTGCATTCTTGCCGACGTCACCGATTGACACTCATCTGCCTTATTTGAATTTCAAATGGCTGATGGACCCATTCACGGTGATGCCAATTCAGATGTTCAACTGGTTGTCCCGCCCACAAGCTGAATTCCACGTAAATGCAGCCGCGACGGGGATTGTATTGTTAGTAATGACCTTAGTAATGAACGGCGGCGCCATCTGGCTCCGCAGCCGCTTCCGCAAAAAGATGAAGTGGTAA
- the pstC gene encoding phosphate ABC transporter permease subunit PstC: MRRLKEALIESILFLAAASSVFVTLGIVGILVTESIPFFEHVSFWQFITDPEWTPLFENAHYGILPLLCGTFLTTIIALLVAIPLGTVAAAFLSEYVRPNVREILKPVLEMLAAVPTVVYGYFALLFVTPLLQKVFPSMGGFNVLSAGLVMGVMIIPYISSLSEDAMRSVPSHLREASFAVGASRIQTAFRVVIPAAFSGITSAYILGISRALGETMVVAIAAGMQPNLTLNPLEPSATITAFIVQVSLGDLPHGSIGYQSIYVAGLSLLCLTLCFNIFGLWLRKKFQEKE, from the coding sequence ATGCGACGTTTGAAGGAAGCTTTGATCGAAAGCATTCTTTTCTTAGCGGCAGCAAGTTCGGTGTTTGTGACCCTGGGGATTGTCGGAATTCTGGTAACGGAAAGTATTCCGTTCTTTGAACACGTCAGTTTTTGGCAGTTTATCACAGACCCTGAGTGGACTCCTTTGTTCGAGAATGCTCACTACGGTATTTTGCCTTTGTTGTGCGGAACCTTTCTAACAACGATCATTGCCTTGCTTGTGGCGATTCCACTGGGCACGGTGGCAGCAGCTTTCCTCAGCGAGTACGTGCGCCCCAATGTGCGAGAGATTTTAAAACCCGTCCTTGAAATGCTGGCGGCCGTTCCGACAGTCGTTTACGGTTACTTTGCATTGTTGTTTGTGACACCTCTGTTGCAAAAAGTTTTTCCATCCATGGGTGGCTTTAACGTTTTGTCAGCGGGCTTGGTAATGGGTGTGATGATCATTCCTTACATCAGTTCCCTTAGCGAAGATGCCATGCGCTCGGTGCCAAGTCACTTGCGTGAAGCTTCCTTTGCAGTGGGGGCCTCGCGCATTCAAACAGCTTTCCGCGTGGTGATTCCTGCCGCTTTTTCCGGGATCACTTCAGCCTATATTCTGGGTATTTCCCGTGCGCTCGGTGAAACCATGGTCGTGGCCATCGCCGCAGGTATGCAGCCGAATCTGACATTGAATCCCTTGGAGCCTTCGGCAACCATCACAGCCTTTATCGTGCAAGTGAGCTTGGGCGACCTTCCTCACGGCTCCATCGGCTATCAGTCAATCTATGTCGCAGGTTTAAGCCTACTGTGTTTGACTTTGTGTTTTAATATTTTCGGCCTGTGGCTACGTAAAAAGTTTCAGGAGAAGGAATAG